One window of Thermocoleostomius sinensis A174 genomic DNA carries:
- a CDS encoding PAS domain-containing hybrid sensor histidine kinase/response regulator — protein MGSDWYELTTQLQGQLQAERERHAVLQAALEAMADGILVVTLQGRVLVYNQSFIQLWQIPESLLEPAVSPVDRNLALAAPVQDPAAFQARMLEILQQPAAGSHQLALQDGRMIEWYSQPQCLNEEVVCVWRFRDITACYRQQQHLNQLALAFQAATEGIAILDRQQRYIYLNEAHAKLFGYDRPESLVGQTWQILYEAAEIDRFEHEVIPAFSQQGYWQGEAIGRKRDGSLFNQAVSLTALEGGGLICIVRDISQQKQVEAERQQAEEHLKQQQQMLRTVIDTVPNIIFVKDWDGRYLLANQASAAFYNTTPETLVGQRDVDLHPNPAIAEQFVRENRRIIETGEEMFIAEERVSTVPDRDEWMQWQKRRIKIPGYDAYSVLGVGVRITDRKRQEAALRLIVEGTASKTGEEFFQTCVHYLAEALHVPYALLLEFCDVAKTRVRVLADHGDITVNPTKEYSVIGTPCQNACRDQMCFYPDRVQDWFPRSMGLLKRNTESYLGIPLTDADGEMVGHLVVMDTKPMQPDPGREMILRIFAARAGAELERRSAERAVQESERKFRSIFQNSQVGIGRSRIEDGLILEANQRLAEILGFDSADDLIGKVYTPSLYVNPEDRARSLSELDRAGGSHQDYELRLKRRDGTRLWGLLSLRLNATENCLEFVLTDISVRKHLEEELRQSQQLLNSIVENIPLALFTKDIRNDFRYVQVNKSSERIVGFSSDRAIGYNDHELLAADLADRYRAQDLAVVTQRSPLATYDEVFDPHTQDTIFVRGFKVPLFDSQGDPTYLLCIGEDISDRKHQEEALRLIVEGTASKIGDEFFRTCVRYLAEVLRVRYALITTFADEAKTMIRTLAVWAGDGIAENMEYAIEGTPCESVSFGEMCFYPRNIRALFPHCHSLVGFQAESFFGVPLVNSAGTVLGHLVVMDVEPMAPDAGREMILRIFAARASAELERKQSEAVLQLAKEQAEAANRAKSTFLANMSHELRTPLNAILGFAQLMERDASLSAQQRESLATINRSGAHLLNLINDVLEMSKIEAGRIVLNPKPFNLRHLLQTLREMFQMRAETKQLRLQFEIAPDVPSCIVGDEGKLRQVIINLLGNAMKFTNTGNVTLRVWTEAIDPAIDVAVDPTGYRAEQNPDLVNPLASSLWLHFEIEDTGTGIAPAEQARLFQPFVQTLSGAHVGGTGLGLAISRQFVQLMGGDLHFTSTVGQGSTFGFEIPVAAANPLTVETTQSSRRVLRLAANQPTYRILVADDHAENRNLLMQLLSSVGFETRITNNGQDAIALWQSWHPHLIWMDMRMPVMDGYTATRQIRSQVTGQSTVIIALTASAFEEDRTSVLEAGCDDFVRKPFYEPVIFEKMSEYLGVQYVYEPIAELGTALPMALVPADLTVMSWEWVAALRQAAIQVDAELIFQLIEQIPSSHSSVAERLTTLTQRFCFDEILDLTERSV, from the coding sequence ATGGGTTCTGATTGGTACGAACTCACCACTCAACTGCAAGGGCAGTTACAAGCAGAACGCGAACGTCACGCTGTATTGCAAGCGGCGTTGGAGGCAATGGCTGACGGCATTCTTGTAGTCACATTGCAGGGTAGAGTGTTGGTTTACAACCAGTCCTTTATTCAACTGTGGCAAATTCCCGAGTCTTTGTTAGAGCCAGCGGTGAGTCCAGTTGATCGCAATCTAGCGTTAGCCGCACCCGTGCAAGACCCAGCGGCGTTTCAAGCCCGAATGCTGGAAATTTTGCAACAGCCAGCGGCAGGCAGCCATCAACTGGCCTTACAGGATGGGCGCATGATTGAGTGGTACAGTCAGCCGCAGTGCCTTAACGAGGAGGTTGTTTGCGTTTGGCGGTTTCGCGATATTACTGCCTGTTATCGGCAACAGCAGCATTTGAATCAGTTAGCATTGGCATTTCAAGCCGCTACCGAAGGCATCGCCATTCTCGATCGCCAGCAACGATATATCTATCTCAACGAGGCCCACGCCAAGCTGTTTGGTTACGATCGTCCCGAATCATTGGTGGGACAAACTTGGCAGATTTTATACGAGGCTGCCGAGATAGACCGGTTTGAACACGAGGTCATTCCAGCCTTTTCGCAACAGGGCTATTGGCAGGGAGAGGCGATCGGCCGCAAGCGCGACGGTAGTTTGTTCAATCAAGCCGTTTCTTTGACAGCACTGGAGGGGGGCGGGCTAATTTGTATTGTTCGAGATATCAGTCAACAAAAACAAGTCGAAGCCGAGCGACAGCAAGCCGAAGAACATTTGAAGCAGCAACAGCAAATGCTACGAACGGTGATTGATACGGTTCCCAATATCATTTTTGTCAAAGATTGGGACGGTCGCTATCTCCTGGCAAATCAGGCTTCGGCCGCTTTCTACAACACCACGCCAGAGACGTTGGTGGGGCAACGCGATGTGGATCTGCATCCCAATCCCGCAATCGCTGAGCAATTTGTTCGGGAAAATCGCCGCATTATTGAAACCGGAGAAGAGATGTTTATTGCCGAAGAACGGGTGTCAACTGTGCCCGATCGCGATGAGTGGATGCAATGGCAAAAGCGGCGCATCAAAATTCCTGGATATGACGCCTACAGCGTTCTAGGCGTGGGGGTACGCATTACCGATCGCAAACGGCAAGAGGCGGCCTTGCGGTTAATTGTGGAAGGAACTGCCTCAAAAACTGGCGAAGAATTTTTTCAAACCTGTGTGCATTATCTAGCAGAGGCACTGCATGTTCCCTATGCGCTGCTGCTAGAATTTTGCGATGTGGCTAAAACGCGAGTCCGAGTGCTTGCCGATCATGGAGATATTACAGTCAATCCAACCAAAGAATATAGCGTGATCGGTACACCTTGCCAGAATGCGTGTCGTGATCAGATGTGCTTTTACCCCGATCGGGTGCAGGATTGGTTTCCTCGCTCAATGGGCTTGTTGAAACGCAATACCGAAAGCTATTTGGGCATTCCACTGACCGATGCAGATGGGGAGATGGTGGGGCATCTGGTGGTAATGGACACGAAGCCGATGCAGCCCGATCCGGGACGAGAAATGATCCTTAGAATTTTTGCGGCCCGCGCTGGAGCCGAGTTAGAACGTCGATCGGCAGAACGGGCCGTGCAGGAAAGTGAGCGCAAATTTCGCAGCATTTTCCAGAACTCCCAAGTAGGCATTGGTCGCAGCCGCATCGAAGACGGACTGATTCTGGAGGCCAATCAACGGCTAGCTGAAATTTTAGGATTCGATTCAGCCGACGATTTAATCGGCAAGGTGTATACACCGTCGCTTTATGTCAACCCGGAAGACCGGGCCCGATCGCTGTCTGAACTCGATCGGGCAGGGGGAAGCCACCAAGATTATGAACTGCGACTAAAACGTCGGGATGGCACCCGGCTGTGGGGGCTATTGTCGCTGCGGTTGAACGCAACAGAAAACTGTCTGGAGTTTGTGCTGACGGATATCAGCGTGCGCAAACACCTCGAAGAAGAACTGCGGCAATCGCAGCAATTGTTGAACAGCATCGTGGAGAACATTCCGCTGGCGCTATTCACCAAGGATATTCGTAATGACTTTCGCTATGTGCAAGTCAACAAAAGCAGCGAACGCATTGTCGGATTTTCTAGCGATCGGGCGATTGGATACAACGATCATGAACTGCTTGCCGCCGACCTAGCCGATCGCTATCGGGCCCAAGACTTGGCCGTAGTGACGCAGCGCTCGCCCTTAGCCACTTATGATGAAGTTTTCGATCCGCACACCCAAGACACTATTTTTGTGCGTGGTTTTAAAGTGCCGTTGTTTGATTCACAGGGCGATCCCACCTACCTGTTGTGTATTGGTGAAGATATCAGCGATCGCAAACACCAAGAAGAAGCACTGCGCTTAATTGTCGAAGGAACAGCGTCAAAAATTGGCGATGAATTTTTCCGCACCTGCGTTCGCTATCTGGCCGAAGTGTTGCGGGTGCGCTATGCCTTGATTACTACCTTCGCCGACGAAGCAAAAACCATGATTCGCACTCTGGCTGTGTGGGCAGGAGATGGCATTGCCGAAAACATGGAATACGCGATTGAAGGCACACCCTGCGAGTCTGTTAGCTTTGGAGAGATGTGTTTCTATCCCCGCAACATTCGCGCGCTGTTTCCCCATTGCCATAGCTTGGTTGGGTTCCAAGCGGAAAGCTTTTTTGGTGTGCCCTTGGTGAATTCAGCCGGAACCGTTTTAGGGCATCTGGTAGTGATGGACGTGGAACCGATGGCACCAGACGCCGGACGTGAGATGATTTTGCGCATCTTTGCCGCCCGTGCCAGTGCCGAATTAGAGCGCAAGCAATCGGAAGCAGTGCTGCAACTGGCCAAGGAACAAGCCGAAGCCGCCAACCGAGCCAAAAGCACCTTTTTAGCCAACATGAGCCACGAGCTACGAACGCCGTTGAATGCCATCTTGGGCTTTGCACAACTGATGGAACGGGATGCTAGCCTCTCCGCCCAACAGCGCGAGTCATTAGCCACCATCAACCGCAGTGGGGCACATTTGCTTAATTTGATCAACGACGTACTGGAAATGTCGAAGATTGAAGCTGGACGGATTGTCTTAAACCCCAAGCCCTTTAATCTGCGTCATCTGCTGCAAACGCTGCGGGAAATGTTTCAAATGCGGGCCGAAACGAAACAACTGCGGCTGCAATTCGAGATTGCTCCTGATGTCCCGTCGTGCATTGTTGGCGATGAGGGCAAACTGCGGCAGGTGATCATTAACCTATTGGGTAATGCCATGAAGTTTACGAACACAGGCAACGTAACATTGCGGGTATGGACAGAAGCGATCGATCCGGCGATCGATGTGGCTGTAGACCCTACAGGTTACAGGGCAGAGCAGAATCCTGACTTAGTAAATCCGCTTGCCTCCTCGCTCTGGTTACATTTTGAAATCGAAGACACCGGAACTGGCATTGCTCCCGCAGAACAGGCGCGGCTGTTTCAACCGTTTGTACAAACCTTGAGCGGGGCGCATGTGGGCGGAACTGGGCTGGGGCTGGCCATTAGCCGTCAGTTTGTGCAATTGATGGGCGGCGATTTGCATTTCACCAGCACTGTAGGACAGGGATCAACGTTTGGGTTCGAGATTCCCGTTGCGGCGGCGAATCCGCTGACGGTCGAAACCACCCAATCCAGTCGTCGGGTGCTGCGGTTAGCGGCCAATCAGCCAACCTATCGCATTTTAGTAGCTGACGATCATGCTGAAAATCGCAATTTGTTGATGCAACTGTTGAGTTCCGTTGGCTTTGAAACCCGCATCACGAATAATGGACAAGATGCGATCGCCCTATGGCAAAGCTGGCATCCCCATTTAATTTGGATGGATATGCGAATGCCAGTGATGGACGGCTATACGGCCACACGGCAGATTCGATCGCAGGTGACGGGGCAATCAACAGTCATTATTGCCCTTACAGCCAGTGCTTTTGAAGAAGATCGAACCAGTGTATTGGAGGCAGGCTGCGATGATTTTGTGCGTAAGCCATTCTACGAGCCAGTCATTTTTGAAAAGATGTCTGAATATTTGGGGGTGCAATATGTCTATGAACCGATCGCTGAGCTTGGTACAGCCCTACCGATGGCATTGGTTCCGGCTGATCTAACCGTGATGTCGTGGGAATGGGTAGCGGCCTTACGACAGGCTGCAATTCAAGTAGATGCCGAGTTGATTTTTCAACTGATTGAGCAAATTCCGTCCTCACATTCATCAGTGGCCGAGCGGTTAACAACCTTAACGCAACGGTTTTGCTTTGACGAAATTCTTGATTTGACAGAGAGATCTGTATGA